In a genomic window of Myxococcales bacterium:
- a CDS encoding PQQ-binding-like beta-propeller repeat protein, translating to MSCCPRWLAVLFAVAACGTRAAPPPPPSNHPADAAAITAPWALAVADGAAGLIDDRVFAWDRAWADGGGGVAEYATRDGALVRTRAIAGLRVNGAPDFWERVPGGYLASWDGPTFIRETGDALAVAWVGAGDDWFDSHAIVDGGLVIGRGRAGAAVVRLDLTTGRERWRAPLVAWSQDVTVEVDRTSAYGTWQEYDPQAPTPTMTIPRRVRAYDLATGGARWTYDFTAPPDRLAVARDTIVAAYNDRLELIDGATGKVRARPALAPTNASLLIDDAQVIAIDRDAVVALELSTGHERWRVPATFDGRPQLARHGGDVLVTTEAGKVMAIDRARGTVGWTVGVGLEAYRLWTSPSAVVLVGPGVAGMALPPTTPAESAHIRGRVIAGGCGPVASAQVTVDGRPVALAADGTFATTVTGRGVIEVQVAPSLDDAMAWEGRARATTARVTLDGRGAYVVPDLPVGWCGG from the coding sequence ATGTCCTGCTGCCCGCGCTGGCTCGCGGTCCTGTTCGCGGTGGCGGCCTGCGGCACCCGCGCCGCACCGCCACCGCCGCCGTCGAACCACCCGGCCGACGCCGCGGCGATCACCGCGCCGTGGGCGCTGGCCGTGGCCGACGGCGCGGCCGGGCTGATCGACGACCGGGTGTTCGCCTGGGACCGGGCCTGGGCCGACGGCGGCGGCGGCGTCGCCGAGTACGCCACCCGCGACGGCGCGCTGGTCCGCACGCGCGCGATCGCGGGCCTGCGCGTCAACGGCGCGCCCGACTTCTGGGAGCGCGTGCCCGGCGGCTACCTCGCGTCCTGGGACGGCCCGACGTTCATCCGCGAGACCGGCGACGCGCTCGCGGTCGCGTGGGTCGGCGCCGGCGACGACTGGTTCGACAGCCACGCGATCGTCGACGGCGGCCTGGTGATCGGCCGCGGGCGCGCCGGCGCCGCGGTCGTGCGGCTCGACCTGACGACCGGCCGCGAGCGGTGGCGCGCGCCGCTGGTCGCGTGGTCCCAGGACGTCACCGTCGAGGTCGACCGCACCAGCGCCTACGGCACCTGGCAGGAGTACGACCCGCAGGCGCCGACCCCGACCATGACGATCCCGCGGCGCGTGCGCGCGTACGACCTCGCCACCGGCGGGGCGCGCTGGACCTACGACTTCACCGCCCCGCCCGATCGCCTGGCGGTCGCGCGCGACACGATCGTCGCCGCGTACAACGATCGCCTGGAGCTGATCGACGGCGCGACCGGCAAGGTCCGCGCGCGGCCGGCGCTGGCGCCGACCAACGCCAGCCTGCTCATCGACGACGCCCAGGTGATCGCGATCGATCGCGACGCGGTGGTGGCGCTCGAGCTGTCGACCGGCCACGAGCGCTGGCGCGTCCCGGCCACGTTCGACGGTCGGCCACAGCTCGCGCGCCACGGCGGCGACGTGCTGGTCACGACCGAGGCCGGCAAGGTGATGGCGATCGACCGGGCCCGTGGCACGGTCGGCTGGACCGTGGGCGTCGGCCTCGAGGCCTACCGGCTGTGGACCTCGCCGTCGGCGGTGGTGCTGGTCGGCCCTGGCGTGGCCGGCATGGCGCTGCCGCCGACCACCCCCGCCGAGTCGGCGCACATCCGCGGCCGCGTGATCGCCGGCGGCTGCGGTCCGGTCGCGAGCGCCCAGGTCACCGTCGACGGTCGCCCGGTCGCCCTGGCGGCCGACGGCACGTTCGCGACCACCGTCACCGGCCGCGGGGTGATCGAGGTGCAGGTGGCGCCGTCGCTCGACGACGCGATGGCGTGGGAGGGCCGGGCCCGGGCCACGACCGCGCG
- a CDS encoding CpsD/CapB family tyrosine-protein kinase has protein sequence MVKRGKFGDRPGSDDPLEVATRAVAPMPLTTQPMVAVRPDGVEPRSLAHTVNLADAARTAMIQAAGVPSVLAERAPAPIDQEPPEIGLTQHHLPEDRKPDPRLILHLAPDSERAAQFRVLRHHMLAAGRPQVIVVTSPGPGDGKTTTAVNLALALAECNRAKVLLVETHLRRPQLASVFAFVPPWCFAEQLAAHRHQPLLPWGMIDIPQLWLHVAAVNPKADQVQLLDAPAFAIAMERLRLGGYDHIVIDAPPVAGSAEVNLLQDAADGVLLVSRARRTTRRQLRAAIEQLSSRKVLGTVMLE, from the coding sequence ATGGTGAAGCGCGGCAAGTTCGGCGATCGGCCCGGCTCCGACGACCCGCTCGAGGTCGCGACCCGGGCGGTCGCGCCGATGCCGTTGACCACGCAGCCGATGGTGGCGGTGCGCCCCGACGGCGTCGAGCCGCGCAGCCTGGCGCACACGGTCAACCTCGCCGACGCCGCCCGCACCGCGATGATCCAGGCGGCGGGCGTGCCGTCGGTGCTCGCCGAGCGCGCGCCGGCGCCGATCGATCAGGAGCCGCCCGAGATCGGCCTGACCCAGCACCACCTGCCCGAGGACCGCAAGCCAGACCCCCGGTTGATCCTGCACCTCGCGCCGGACTCCGAGCGCGCGGCCCAGTTCCGCGTGCTGCGCCACCACATGCTCGCGGCCGGGCGGCCCCAGGTGATCGTCGTGACCAGCCCCGGCCCCGGCGACGGCAAGACCACCACCGCCGTCAACCTGGCGCTGGCGCTGGCCGAGTGCAACCGCGCCAAGGTGCTGCTGGTCGAGACCCACCTGCGGCGGCCGCAGCTCGCCAGCGTGTTCGCGTTCGTGCCGCCGTGGTGCTTCGCCGAGCAGCTGGCCGCGCACCGGCACCAGCCGCTCTTGCCCTGGGGCATGATCGACATCCCGCAGCTGTGGCTGCACGTGGCCGCGGTCAACCCCAAGGCGGATCAGGTCCAGCTCCTCGACGCGCCGGCGTTCGCGATCGCGATGGAGCGCCTGCGCCTGGGTGGCTACGATCACATCGTCATCGACGCGCCGCCGGTGGCGGGCAGCGCCGAGGTCAACCTGCTGCAGGACGCCGCCGACGGCGTGCTGCTGGTGTCGCGCGCCCGCCGCACCACCCGCCGTCAGCTCCGCGCCGCGATCGAGCAGCTGTCGTCGCGCAAGGTGCTCGGCACCGTGATGCTCGAGTAG
- a CDS encoding prolipoprotein diacylglyceryl transferase — translation MRSHVVAWLAQYLPMSVAQLLAPTWFTMVGVAGLVTVLLLLRHARRDHVDRGAVATAVITTYLTAIAGGVAIPVLIELGSTGRLWFVGMTSYWGYLVGTIAMVETCRRVKVPLGWMADRITPALGVSLALIRVGCFLAGCDYGQISSVPWAVRFPRGSSAWRDHVAQGLVPAARDASLPVHPTQLYEAALGVVIALVAWRYNRRAARIGSGRTFVAAAAAYCVGRLGVENLRGDGVRGFVGGLSSGQLFALAVLAAIAVAAVRARRTPPPLAG, via the coding sequence GTGAGATCCCACGTCGTCGCCTGGCTGGCGCAGTACCTGCCGATGTCGGTCGCGCAGCTGCTGGCGCCGACCTGGTTCACGATGGTCGGCGTCGCGGGCCTGGTGACGGTGCTGCTGCTCTTGCGCCACGCCCGTCGCGACCACGTCGACCGCGGCGCGGTCGCGACCGCGGTGATCACGACGTACCTCACGGCGATCGCCGGCGGCGTCGCGATCCCGGTGCTGATCGAGCTTGGCTCGACCGGCCGGCTGTGGTTCGTCGGGATGACCTCGTACTGGGGCTACCTGGTCGGGACCATCGCGATGGTCGAGACCTGTCGGCGGGTGAAGGTCCCGCTCGGCTGGATGGCCGATCGCATCACCCCGGCGCTGGGCGTGTCGCTGGCGCTGATCCGGGTCGGCTGCTTCCTGGCCGGCTGCGACTACGGCCAGATCAGCTCGGTGCCGTGGGCGGTGCGCTTCCCGCGGGGCAGCTCGGCCTGGCGCGATCACGTCGCGCAGGGCCTGGTGCCGGCCGCGCGCGACGCGTCGCTCCCGGTGCACCCGACCCAGCTGTACGAGGCGGCGCTGGGCGTGGTGATCGCGCTGGTCGCGTGGCGGTACAACCGGCGCGCGGCCCGGATCGGATCGGGGCGCACGTTCGTGGCCGCGGCCGCCGCGTACTGCGTCGGGCGCCTCGGCGTCGAGAACCTGCGCGGCGATGGCGTGCGCGGCTTCGTCGGCGGGCTGTCGAGCGGCCAGCTGTTCGCGCTCGCGGTGCTGGCGGCGATCGCGGTGGCCGCGGTGCGGGCGCGCCGGACGCCGCCGCCGCTGGCAGGGTAG
- a CDS encoding tetratricopeptide repeat protein: MARSLAPALAELERLRAAGDDAEVHRRATALAQAHPDDVQVLARAAYACDRLGREAAAVTYYQRAFELGGPPDDRAGFLLGFGSTLRNVGRVDDAIAVLGQAVLEFPGDPALRAFLALALHGGGHAALALATMLEAGLMSGPTAFAPYRRALGEYQRALQEAAVPPPTPDPATPAVAGRAAPAPRPRARSTPRRASRSRRSR, from the coding sequence ATGGCCCGGTCACTCGCCCCCGCGCTGGCCGAGCTCGAGCGCCTGCGCGCCGCCGGCGACGACGCCGAGGTCCACCGGCGCGCGACCGCGCTGGCACAGGCCCACCCCGACGACGTGCAGGTCCTCGCGCGCGCGGCCTACGCCTGCGATCGACTCGGGCGCGAGGCCGCGGCGGTCACCTACTATCAGCGCGCGTTCGAGCTGGGCGGCCCGCCCGACGACCGCGCCGGCTTCCTGCTCGGCTTCGGCTCGACCTTGCGCAACGTCGGCCGCGTCGACGACGCGATCGCCGTGCTCGGGCAGGCGGTGCTGGAGTTCCCGGGCGACCCGGCCCTGCGCGCGTTCCTGGCGCTGGCGCTCCACGGCGGCGGTCACGCCGCGCTGGCCCTGGCGACCATGCTCGAGGCCGGGCTGATGTCCGGGCCGACCGCGTTCGCGCCGTACCGGCGCGCGCTCGGCGAGTACCAGCGCGCCCTGCAGGAGGCCGCGGTGCCGCCGCCTACGCCCGACCCAGCCACGCCAGCAGTCGCTGGCCGCGCGGCTCCGGCACCTCGACCCCGAGCTCGGTCGACGCCTCGCCGTGCCAGTCGGAGCCGCCGGTCGCGGTGA